The following coding sequences are from one Carcharodon carcharias isolate sCarCar2 chromosome 11, sCarCar2.pri, whole genome shotgun sequence window:
- the LOC121283795 gene encoding regulatory factor X-associated protein isoform X2 → MLSGVWTWSESGSWALGGGPLTAGVCGGRFGMSEAQSERGQNSEEPNLSPGSVSHQELTTVAMDAACSESNQEGGGEAPEAPDSRESSGEANGEGEGEGEEEEDNEEEEEEEEEEEEDEEEEESGHSEMVTRKCVYEGCTETTNQVAKPRKPWMCKKHRNKTYKDKYKKRKSVQAMVNINKSDVSINDASDLLSFSRYFCFCFGKLWPLSLQFPHLILPVSFDESDPVLVTAVVSTAF, encoded by the exons ATGCTCAGTGGAGTATGGACCTGGAGTGAGAGCGGATCCTGGGCGCTTGGCGGTGGTCCGCTGACAGCAGGCGTTTGCGGCGGGAGATTCGGGATGAGTGAGGCGCAGAGCGAGCGCGGTCAGAACAGCGAGGAGCCGAATCTGTCCCCTGGCAGTGTCAGCCACCAGGAGCTGACCACAGTGGCCATGGACGCGGCTTGTTCCGAAAGTaaccaggagggaggaggggaagcgCCGGAGGCTCCTGACagcagagagagctcaggggaggctaacggggagggggagggggagggggaggaagaagaagacaacgaggaggaggaggaggaagaggaggaggaggaggaagatgaagaaGAGGAAGAGAGCGGCCACAGTGAGATGGTGACCAGGAAATGTGTGTACGAGGGATGCACGGAAACCACCAACCAGGTGGCTAAACCCAGGAAACCCTGGATGTGCAAAAAACACCGCAACAAAACTTACAAGGACAAGTACAAGAAGAGGAAGAGCGTCCAGGCCATGGTCAACATAAACAAGAGCGATGTGAGCATAAACG atgcgtcagacttgctgagtttttccaggtatttttgtttttgttttggaaaattatggccattgtctctgcaatttccacattTGATTCTCCCGGTATCATTCGATGAATCTGATCCAGTCCTGGTGACAGCAGTTGTAAGTACAGCTTTTTAA